One Ranitomeya imitator isolate aRanImi1 chromosome 1, aRanImi1.pri, whole genome shotgun sequence DNA window includes the following coding sequences:
- the TNFAIP8 gene encoding tumor necrosis factor alpha-induced protein 8 isoform X3: MRNAEKRNFLYLHKAEKREELARYKGKMTNMATDFFSSKYLAVQAQKKILGKMASSKYIATSLIDDTSGEVLDELYQATREFTQSKKDSEKIIKNLIKIVIKLAVLYRNNQFNQDEIALMEKFKRKVHQLAMTVVSFQQVEYTFDRNVLSKLLNECRELLHQVVQRHLTAKSHGRINNVFDHFSNCEFLAALYNPFGPYKNHLQRLCEGVNKMLDDDNI, translated from the exons ATGAGAAATGCAGAGAAAAGAAACTTCTTGTATCTACACAAAGCAGAGAAAAGAGAGGAATTAGCTAGGTACAAAGGCAAAATGACTAATA tgGCAACAGATTTTTTCAGTTCCAAATATCTGGCTGTCCAGGCCCAGAAGAAAATTCTTGGTAAGATGGCTTCCTCTAAATACATTGCAACATCCTTGATTGACGATACAAGTGGAGAAGTGTTGGATGAGCTCTATCAAGCAACCAGAGAGTTCACCCAAAGCAAGAAAGACTCAGAGAAAATAATAAAGAATCTCATCAAGATAGTAATAAAGCTGGCAGTCCTGTATAGAAATAATCAGTTCAACCAGGATGAGATAGCACTTATGGAAAAGTTCAAGAGGAAAGTCCACCAGCTGGCCATGACGGTGGTCAGCTTTCAGCAGGTGGAGTATACATTCGACCGCAATGTGCTCTCAAAATTATTGAATGAGTGTCGGGAGCTTCTTCATCAGGTGGTTCAGCGTCATCTCACTGCAAAGTCTCATGGACGCATCAACAACGTGTTCGATCATTTCTCAAATTGTGAGTTTTTGGCAGCTCTGTACAACCCATTTGGACCTTACAAAAACCATCTTCAGAGACTTTGTGAAGGTGTGAACAAAATGTTAGACGACGACAATATTTAA
- the TNFAIP8 gene encoding tumor necrosis factor alpha-induced protein 8 isoform X4 — translation MATDFFSSKYLAVQAQKKILGKMASSKYIATSLIDDTSGEVLDELYQATREFTQSKKDSEKIIKNLIKIVIKLAVLYRNNQFNQDEIALMEKFKRKVHQLAMTVVSFQQVEYTFDRNVLSKLLNECRELLHQVVQRHLTAKSHGRINNVFDHFSNCEFLAALYNPFGPYKNHLQRLCEGVNKMLDDDNI, via the coding sequence tgGCAACAGATTTTTTCAGTTCCAAATATCTGGCTGTCCAGGCCCAGAAGAAAATTCTTGGTAAGATGGCTTCCTCTAAATACATTGCAACATCCTTGATTGACGATACAAGTGGAGAAGTGTTGGATGAGCTCTATCAAGCAACCAGAGAGTTCACCCAAAGCAAGAAAGACTCAGAGAAAATAATAAAGAATCTCATCAAGATAGTAATAAAGCTGGCAGTCCTGTATAGAAATAATCAGTTCAACCAGGATGAGATAGCACTTATGGAAAAGTTCAAGAGGAAAGTCCACCAGCTGGCCATGACGGTGGTCAGCTTTCAGCAGGTGGAGTATACATTCGACCGCAATGTGCTCTCAAAATTATTGAATGAGTGTCGGGAGCTTCTTCATCAGGTGGTTCAGCGTCATCTCACTGCAAAGTCTCATGGACGCATCAACAACGTGTTCGATCATTTCTCAAATTGTGAGTTTTTGGCAGCTCTGTACAACCCATTTGGACCTTACAAAAACCATCTTCAGAGACTTTGTGAAGGTGTGAACAAAATGTTAGACGACGACAATATTTAA
- the TNFAIP8 gene encoding tumor necrosis factor alpha-induced protein 8 isoform X2 has protein sequence MLKSLATDFFSSKYLAVQAQKKILGKMASSKYIATSLIDDTSGEVLDELYQATREFTQSKKDSEKIIKNLIKIVIKLAVLYRNNQFNQDEIALMEKFKRKVHQLAMTVVSFQQVEYTFDRNVLSKLLNECRELLHQVVQRHLTAKSHGRINNVFDHFSNCEFLAALYNPFGPYKNHLQRLCEGVNKMLDDDNI, from the coding sequence tgGCAACAGATTTTTTCAGTTCCAAATATCTGGCTGTCCAGGCCCAGAAGAAAATTCTTGGTAAGATGGCTTCCTCTAAATACATTGCAACATCCTTGATTGACGATACAAGTGGAGAAGTGTTGGATGAGCTCTATCAAGCAACCAGAGAGTTCACCCAAAGCAAGAAAGACTCAGAGAAAATAATAAAGAATCTCATCAAGATAGTAATAAAGCTGGCAGTCCTGTATAGAAATAATCAGTTCAACCAGGATGAGATAGCACTTATGGAAAAGTTCAAGAGGAAAGTCCACCAGCTGGCCATGACGGTGGTCAGCTTTCAGCAGGTGGAGTATACATTCGACCGCAATGTGCTCTCAAAATTATTGAATGAGTGTCGGGAGCTTCTTCATCAGGTGGTTCAGCGTCATCTCACTGCAAAGTCTCATGGACGCATCAACAACGTGTTCGATCATTTCTCAAATTGTGAGTTTTTGGCAGCTCTGTACAACCCATTTGGACCTTACAAAAACCATCTTCAGAGACTTTGTGAAGGTGTGAACAAAATGTTAGACGACGACAATATTTAA
- the TNFAIP8 gene encoding tumor necrosis factor alpha-induced protein 8 isoform X1, which translates to MSSESDEPKEVATDFFSSKYLAVQAQKKILGKMASSKYIATSLIDDTSGEVLDELYQATREFTQSKKDSEKIIKNLIKIVIKLAVLYRNNQFNQDEIALMEKFKRKVHQLAMTVVSFQQVEYTFDRNVLSKLLNECRELLHQVVQRHLTAKSHGRINNVFDHFSNCEFLAALYNPFGPYKNHLQRLCEGVNKMLDDDNI; encoded by the coding sequence tgGCAACAGATTTTTTCAGTTCCAAATATCTGGCTGTCCAGGCCCAGAAGAAAATTCTTGGTAAGATGGCTTCCTCTAAATACATTGCAACATCCTTGATTGACGATACAAGTGGAGAAGTGTTGGATGAGCTCTATCAAGCAACCAGAGAGTTCACCCAAAGCAAGAAAGACTCAGAGAAAATAATAAAGAATCTCATCAAGATAGTAATAAAGCTGGCAGTCCTGTATAGAAATAATCAGTTCAACCAGGATGAGATAGCACTTATGGAAAAGTTCAAGAGGAAAGTCCACCAGCTGGCCATGACGGTGGTCAGCTTTCAGCAGGTGGAGTATACATTCGACCGCAATGTGCTCTCAAAATTATTGAATGAGTGTCGGGAGCTTCTTCATCAGGTGGTTCAGCGTCATCTCACTGCAAAGTCTCATGGACGCATCAACAACGTGTTCGATCATTTCTCAAATTGTGAGTTTTTGGCAGCTCTGTACAACCCATTTGGACCTTACAAAAACCATCTTCAGAGACTTTGTGAAGGTGTGAACAAAATGTTAGACGACGACAATATTTAA